One Panicum virgatum strain AP13 chromosome 3N, P.virgatum_v5, whole genome shotgun sequence DNA segment encodes these proteins:
- the LOC120666760 gene encoding B3 domain-containing protein LOC_Os12g40080-like gives MASRDPEVHGMSAHEMSGNSSKRCSHCDSHYYWHHLDDRQKHFFKLMLGDFQQQMIVPEKFAKNFRGQISGVVKLEAPDGNLYSVNVSQDLNKLVFRYGWGTFCSAYELEQGDMLVFRYRGDSHFKVLIFDPSGCEKEFFRVVMNPSCGVRQRGIPHEQSPSGEGFARHRTGELSHSRKASKMTPVDTPSQRSKMTCPEDTLNPMDSGVFQTFSESRTILAKGCILTNAQKAKLGAFEKKIRPGIPLYVTNLNKTNLCNGYMVICKDYSDKYLPHEDQTITLCHPPGSRKRDANLKISADGAYIFSTGWRSLARGNELQDGDACAFEASMSEGRVTVSVHPLHGSYSPPELGASPSLQLDMHPGYMVSRHTNLTPEQKKRVLEKLREIQAKTFVFVTAKKRGNDSLCFNKDFAMEHLPRVRQTVRLRRPGVSCSWEAELQVRNEGKVHQLRRGWKQFVDDNALRQGDLCLFQPLGGGGEDDGKLAMNVHILGGR, from the exons ATGGCGTCTCGAGATCCTGAGGTCCATGGCATGAGTGCCCACGAGATGAGCGGCAACTCCAGCAAGAGATGCAGCCACTGCGACTCGCATTACTACTGGCATCATCTGGATGATCGGCAGAAGCATTTCTTCAAGCTCATGCTCGGCGATTTCCAGCAGCAGATG ATCGTACCGGAGAAATTTGCTAAGAATTTCAGAGGCCAGATCTCTGGAGTGGTCAAGCTGGAAGCTCCTGATGGAAACTTGTACAGCGTCAATGTTTCACAAGATCTGAACAAGTTAGTTTTCAGGTATGGATGGGGGACATTCTGCAGCGCTTATGAACTGGAGCAGGGTGACATGCTGGTGTTCAGATACAGGGGGGACTCCCACTTCAAGGTCCTCATCTTTGATCCAAGTGGATGCGAGAAAGAATTCTTCCGCGTTGTCATGAATCCCAGTTGTGGTGTCCGACAACGGGGCATTCCTCATGAACAATCTCCATCCGGGGAAGGGTTTGCGCGGCATCGAACCGGTGAACTGAGCCACAGCAGAAAAGCTTCAAAGATGACTCCAGTAGACACACCTTCACAGAGATCAA AAATGACATGTCCAGAGGATACTCTAAACCCCATGGATTCAGGTGTCTTCCAAACATTCTCGGAATCGCGCACTATCTTAGCAAAGGGATGCATCCTGACTAATGCGCAGAAggcgaaactcggtgcatttGAGAAGAAAATTAGGCCTGGGATTCCATTGTATGTCACAAACCTGAACAAGACCAATCTGTGTAATGGATATATG GTCATTTGCAAGGACTACTCTGACAAGTACCTCCCACATGAAGACCAAACCATCACGCTGTGTCACCCTCCTGGTAGCAGGAAACGGGATGCAAATCTGAAGATCTCCGCTGACGGCGCCTACATCTTCTCCACTGGCTGGCGGAGCTTGGCTCGCGGCAACGAGCTGCAGGATGGCGATGCCTGCGCATTCGAAGCATCGATGAGCGAGGGGCGAGTGACAGTGTCAGTCCATCCTCTCCACGGAAGCTACAGTCCACCAG AATTGGGCGCGTCACCGTCCCTGCAATTAGACATGCACCCAGGTTACATGGTGAGCAGGCACACAAATCTGACGCCGGAGCAGAAGAAGAGAGTCCTTGAGAAACTCCGGGAAATTCAGGCTAAAACCTTCGTCTTTGTGACGGCCAAGAAGCGTGGAAACGACAGCTTG tgcTTCAACAAGGACTTCGCCATGGAGCACCTCCCTCGGGTGCGGCAGAcggtgcggctgcggcggcccgGCGTGAGCTGCAGCTGGGAGGCTGAGTTGCAAGTCAGGAACGAGGGCAAGGTGCACCAGCTCCGCCGCGGGTGGAAGCAGTTTGTCGACGACAACGCGCTGCGGCAGGGCGACCTGTGCCTGTTCCAgccgctcggcggcggcggcgaggacgacggcaaGCTCGCCATGAACGTCCACATCCTTGGCGGACGCTGA
- the LOC120666758 gene encoding uncharacterized protein LOC120666758 → MHLSLWKPLSHCAAVLLAKNHRRRGGGGGGHGGPGSNGHRDDPSSFLRQLRDTLDAASEDGSLYPLPDAAGADADAAVSRSRSLARLRAQRDFLRATALAAAAGPFRSLSDLPLLSHAIATFLAMYPDYASTADVDRLRVDHYSHLDAPGAGRVCLDYCGFGLFDSSWDSSSSSFTLHGLNANLSNHALYGGAEPGTVENDIKERILEYLNVPASEYALVFTVSRGSAFRLLAECYPFETNRRLLTMFDHESQSVNWMAQSARAKGAKTRTAWFRWPTLKLCSTELRKEIVGKKKGRRRDAAVGLFVFPAQSRVTGAKYSYQWMALAQQNGWHVMLDAGALGPKDMDSLGLSLFRPDFIITSFYRVFGADPTGFGCLLIKKSVIGSLQGRNGCNASGMVRIVPVFPQYLSDSVDGFDAFDELEDDSGINKDEKTASNAQNGSHLPAFSGVYTSAQVRETFENDPGHDSSSDRDGASTIFEETESISMGEVMRSPAFSEDCSSENSFWVDVGQSPLGSEKSGQFKKGKLGSPLPSSWFSGRKCNKRMSPNLTSRISRSPLYDGNVISFDAVVLSVSQDADCLKEDPEEEFFENSRRTHFRQVSEIQEEPDVEDVACQHGMNGGAEHKESAIRRETEGEFRLLGGRDGNNRFTGGRLFGVENIGGDLSMGRRVSFSTEANIIADRMNRALDAAEASGYTFRDDDGYATDGCDDAQDWGRREPEIICRHIDHVDMMGLNRITLRLRYLINWLVTSLLQLKLPDSKGGDGLPLVHIYGPKIKYERGAAVAFNVKQSDGAFVNAEVVQKIAERNGISVGIGFLSHIKLDMNQKQLNGVLDIPEASFYKNGRRDNKKVTVRVEVVTASLGFLTNFEDVYKMWAFVAKFLDPSFLESELLTISADHSEGQT, encoded by the coding sequence ATGCATCTATCGCTATGGAAGCCGCTCTCCCACTGCGCTGCCGTTCTCCTCGCCAAGAACCAccggcgtcgcggcggcgggggcggcgggcaCGGTGGCCCTGGTAGCAACGGCCACCGTGACGACCCGTCCTCATTCCTCCGGCAGCTGCGGGACACACTGGACGCGGCATCGGAGGACGGCTCCCTCTACCCGCTGCcggacgccgccggagccgatgcggacgccgctgtgtcccgctcccgctccctgGCGCGCCTGCGCGCGCAGCGGGACTTCCTGCGCgccaccgccctcgccgccgccgctgggccgTTCCGGTCGCTCTCCGACCTCCCGTTGCTCTCCCACGCCATCGCCACCTTCCTCGCCATGTACCCGGACTATGCTTCAACCGCCGATGTCGACCGTCTTCGAGTCGACCATTACTCCCACCTCGACGCACCTGGTGCCGGCAGGGTCTGCCTAGATTACTGCGGCTTCGGCCTCTTCGACTCTAGCTGGGATTCTTCTTCATCGTCCTTTACATTGCACGGGCTCAATGCCAATTTGAGCAACCATGCGCTCTATGGCGGTGCAGAGCCCGGCACCGTGGAGAATGATATCAAAGAGCGCATCTTGGAGTACCTCAATGTGCCAGCCAGTGAGTATGCGCTGGTTTTCACAGTGAGCCGAGGGTCAGCATTTCGGTTGCTTGCTGAATGCTACCCCTTTGAGACCAACCGCAGGCTGCTGACCATGTTCGACCATGAGAGCCAGTCAGTCAACTGGATGGCGCAAAGTGCACGGGCAAAGGGTGCCAAGACGCGCACTGCGTGGTTCCGTTGGCCAACACTGAAGCTCTGCTCGACGGAGCTGCGGAAGGAGATTGTGGGCAAGAAGAAGGGGCGGCGACGGGATGCTGCAGTTGGGTTGTTTGTTTTCCCTGCGCAGTCTCGGGTGACTGGTGCCAAGTACTCCTACCAGTGGATGGCACTGGCACAACAGAATGGGTGGCATGTGATGCTTGATGCCGGTGCACTTGGTCCCAAGGACATGGATTCGCTGGGGCTCTCGCTGTTTCGGCCAGACTTCATTATAACTTCATTCTACAGGGTGTTTGGTGCAGACCCGACTGGGTTTGGTTGCCTTCTAATCAAGAAGTCGGTGATTGGGAGCTTACAGGGGAGAAATGGGTGTAATGCGTCAGGGATGGTGAGGATTGTTCCTGTGTTTCCACAGTATCTCAGTGACTCAGTTGATGGATTTGATGCATTTGATGAGCTTGAAGATGACTCGGGCATTAACAAAGATGAAAAGACAGCTTCTAATGCTCAAAATGGGTCGCATCTGCCAGCATTTTCAGGTGTCTACACGTCTGCTCAGGTTAGAGAGACTTTTGAGAATGATCCTGGTCATGACAGCAGCTCGGATAGGGATGGGGCAAGCACCATCTTTGAGGAAACTGAGAGCATCTCGATGGGTGAGGTCATGAGGAGTCCAGCATTCAGTGAGGACTGTTCATCAGAAAACTCTTTCTGGGTTGATGTTGGCCAGAGCCCGTTGGGGTCAGAGAAATCTGGCCAATTCAAGAAAGGGAAGCTGGGATCACCATTACCGTCTTCTTGGTTTAGCGGAAGAAAGTGTAACAAGCGGATGTCACCAAACTTAACCTCCAGAATATCGAGAAGCCCACTTTATGATGGTAATGTGATTTCTTTTGATGCAGTTGTGCTATCAGTATCTCAAGATGCAGACTGCCTCAAGGAAGACCCTGAAgaagaattttttgagaatagtCGGAGAACTCATTTCAGGCAGGTTAGTGAGATCCAAGAGGAGCCCGATGTCGAAGATGTAGCATGCCAACATGGTATGAATGGGGGTGCAGAGCACAAAGAAAGTGCTATAAGGAGGGAGACTGAAGGGGAGTTCCGGCTGCTGGGAGGGAGGGATGGCAACAACAGATTTACTGGGGGGCGACTCTTTGGTGTTGAAAACATCGGTGGAGATTTAAGCATGGGGCGCAGAGTTTCATTCAGCACAGAGGCTAATATTATTGCTGACAGGATGAACCGGGCTTTGGATGCTGCTGAAGCTTCTGGATATACATTCCGTGATGATGATGGTTATGCAACTGATGGATGTGATGATGCTCAGGATTGGGGCAGGAGGGAGCCAGAGATAATTTGCAGGCACATTGATCATGTTGATATGATGGGGCTCAACAGAATTACTCTTAGATTAAGATACTTGATCAATTGGCTAGTAACTTCACTTTTGCAGCTAAAGTTGCCAGACTCTAAAGGTGGTGACGGACTCCCTCTTGTACACATCTATGGTCCCAAGATTAAGTATGAAAGGGGAGCAGCTGTTGCTTTTAATGTGAAGCAAAGTGATGGAGCATTTGTTAATGCTGAAGTTGTTCAAAAGATTGCTGAGAGAAATGGTATATCTGTTGGCATTGGTTTTCTCAGTCATATAAAATTAGATATGAACCAAAAACAGTTAAATGGCGTGCTCGATATACCTGAGGCTTCCTTTTATAAGAATGGACGCAGAGACAATAAAAAGGTGACTGTAAGAGTTGAAGTCGTGACTGCTTCACTTGGCTTCcttactaactttgaagatgtTTACAAGATGTGGGCTTTTGTTGCCAAGTTCTTAGATCCTTCATTTCTTGAAAGTGAGCTCCTTACCATTTCTGCTGACCACTCGGAAGGACAAACTTGA
- the LOC120666765 gene encoding B3 domain-containing protein Os12g0592300-like isoform X1, whose protein sequence is MMVEKECESCRKWQEHYYWEHLDVTKIRFFKLMTGDFAQGISIPEKFAKNFDGTRSIDLKAPSGETWNIGVDKHVDELCLVSRWEDFVKAHRLRENDLLVFTCSGNSSSDVLIFEASGYEKVSSLFGNSTGPDMRKHFDDMADRGKPGKQAEHYARTDSEDTTTTPSHLAGFPHHASTSKKPGSRKPRQILESPKSSSVKHDAIGEEESGEEHTNSNYYYYSRIANRLSDEEKEKIISLASIRPDNPAFVTVLQKSHVRRKSNFLVFPSRFVADHLASRLHEITLVRPNRKDKWCVKYSYALGAQGIRNYTFSMFVQENRLCEGDICAFELMKGARRVTMTVHAIRKVDGRFVRLG, encoded by the exons ATG ATGGTTGAGAAGGAGTGTGAGAGCTGCAGGAAGTGGCAAGAGCACTACTACTGGGAGCACCTGGATGTGACCAAGATCCGCTTCTTCAAGCTCATGACCGGAGATTTCGCCCAGGGCATT AGCATACCAGAAAAGTTTGCAAAGAATTTCGATGGGACCAGAAGTATTGACCTGAAAGCGCCCAGCGGTGAAACATGGAACATCGGCGTGGACAAGCATGTCGATGAGCTGTGCCTCGTGTCTAGATGGGAGGATTTCGTCAAGGCTCATAGACTGCGGGAGAATGACCTCCTTGTCTTCACATGCAGTGGCAACTCTTCCTCTGATGTCCTGATCTTTGAAGCAAGCGGCTACGAGAAGGTTTCTTCTCTGTTTGGTAACAGTACTGGTCCTGATATGCGCAAACATTTTGATGATATGGCAGATAGGGGTAAACCAGGTAAACAAGCTGAGCATTACGCTCGGACTGATTCTGAGGACACTACTACCACACCGTCTCACCTGGCTGGATTCCCTCATCATGCCTCTACTTCAAAGAAACCTGGTAGCAGGAAGCCAA GGCAAATACTTGAATCTCCAAAAAGTAGCAGTGTTAAGCATGATGCTATTGGCGAAGAGGAAAGTGGTGAAGAGCATACCAACTccaactactactactactcaaGGATCGCCAACCGGCTAAGCGATGAGGAAAAGGAGAAAATAATCAGCTTGGCTTCAATCCGACCAGACAATCCAGCATTTGTGACTGTTCTGCAGAAGAGCCATGTTCGACGCAAGAGCAACTTTCTG GTCTTCCCCAGCCGATTTGTTGCTGATCACCTTGCCAGTAGACTGCACGAGATCACACTTGTCAGGCCAAATAGGAAAGACAAGTGGTGCGTCAAGTACTCCTACGCACTCGGAGCCCAAGGCATCCGGAACTACACCTTCTCCATGTTTGTGCAGGAAAACAGGCTTTGTGAAGGCGATATCTGCGCCTTCGAGCTGATGAAAGGGGCAAGGAGGGTGACCATGACCGTCCATGCAATCAGGAAGGTTGACGGGCGGTTTGTTCGCCTGGGCTAA
- the LOC120666765 gene encoding B3 domain-containing protein Os12g0592300-like isoform X2 encodes MVEKECESCRKWQEHYYWEHLDVTKIRFFKLMTGDFAQGISIPEKFAKNFDGTRSIDLKAPSGETWNIGVDKHVDELCLVSRWEDFVKAHRLRENDLLVFTCSGNSSSDVLIFEASGYEKVSSLFGNSTGPDMRKHFDDMADRGKPGKQAEHYARTDSEDTTTTPSHLAGFPHHASTSKKPGSRKPRQILESPKSSSVKHDAIGEEESGEEHTNSNYYYYSRIANRLSDEEKEKIISLASIRPDNPAFVTVLQKSHVRRKSNFLVFPSRFVADHLASRLHEITLVRPNRKDKWCVKYSYALGAQGIRNYTFSMFVQENRLCEGDICAFELMKGARRVTMTVHAIRKVDGRFVRLG; translated from the exons ATGGTTGAGAAGGAGTGTGAGAGCTGCAGGAAGTGGCAAGAGCACTACTACTGGGAGCACCTGGATGTGACCAAGATCCGCTTCTTCAAGCTCATGACCGGAGATTTCGCCCAGGGCATT AGCATACCAGAAAAGTTTGCAAAGAATTTCGATGGGACCAGAAGTATTGACCTGAAAGCGCCCAGCGGTGAAACATGGAACATCGGCGTGGACAAGCATGTCGATGAGCTGTGCCTCGTGTCTAGATGGGAGGATTTCGTCAAGGCTCATAGACTGCGGGAGAATGACCTCCTTGTCTTCACATGCAGTGGCAACTCTTCCTCTGATGTCCTGATCTTTGAAGCAAGCGGCTACGAGAAGGTTTCTTCTCTGTTTGGTAACAGTACTGGTCCTGATATGCGCAAACATTTTGATGATATGGCAGATAGGGGTAAACCAGGTAAACAAGCTGAGCATTACGCTCGGACTGATTCTGAGGACACTACTACCACACCGTCTCACCTGGCTGGATTCCCTCATCATGCCTCTACTTCAAAGAAACCTGGTAGCAGGAAGCCAA GGCAAATACTTGAATCTCCAAAAAGTAGCAGTGTTAAGCATGATGCTATTGGCGAAGAGGAAAGTGGTGAAGAGCATACCAACTccaactactactactactcaaGGATCGCCAACCGGCTAAGCGATGAGGAAAAGGAGAAAATAATCAGCTTGGCTTCAATCCGACCAGACAATCCAGCATTTGTGACTGTTCTGCAGAAGAGCCATGTTCGACGCAAGAGCAACTTTCTG GTCTTCCCCAGCCGATTTGTTGCTGATCACCTTGCCAGTAGACTGCACGAGATCACACTTGTCAGGCCAAATAGGAAAGACAAGTGGTGCGTCAAGTACTCCTACGCACTCGGAGCCCAAGGCATCCGGAACTACACCTTCTCCATGTTTGTGCAGGAAAACAGGCTTTGTGAAGGCGATATCTGCGCCTTCGAGCTGATGAAAGGGGCAAGGAGGGTGACCATGACCGTCCATGCAATCAGGAAGGTTGACGGGCGGTTTGTTCGCCTGGGCTAA
- the LOC120666761 gene encoding B3 domain-containing protein LOC_Os12g40080-like, producing the protein MNKSRTVCKECIANHYWHHMDDPKRFFKVLMGDFKNGVTIPRKFVANIREHLSEEVKLEAPDGETYTVQVAREQNESVLRSGWSDFACAYELQLGDLLVFRNSEKSHFKVRIFDPSGCEKELSCVPMDGTPCVKERKVSHGNHMQSSTGKRMAIGNPSVSRKTLKTNPTDSPSQKKDEHVPSSEGIQKPMNSGGGVQKRTKSCIVLPTGYDMTSEQRAQITTLKQKIQPELPFYITAMHRRSVASGILAISKNYAMEYLANKSGIIQLSRLDGSKIWAINLDITTKEQYAVSTGWIDFIRDNKLREGDICVFQPSKSKDGVTLIFHPLEENHRLQPPGHIPSTDTISPRHGVPKPPYMLPCRKTLSDQQMSELNKKVEAIQSKIPIYVAVMHNSNTAHNKMCLLEFGRDYATKYLPCENQTMRLRRPGANKDNTWEAVFRVQNRRYTLGRGWRQFVDDNKLKPGDLCLFNLMTNTKQLTMNVHIIRKRST; encoded by the exons ATGAACAAATCTCGCACTGTGTGCAAGGAGTGTATTGCAAACCATTATTGGCACCACATGGATGACCCGAAGCGTTTCTTCAAGGTTTTGATGGGTGATTTCAAAAATGGAGTG ACCATACCGAGAAAGTTTGTGGCCAACATCAGAGAGCATTTATCTGAAGAAGTCAAACTAGAGGCACCAGATGGCGAAACATATACTGTTCAGGTTGCCAGGGAACAGAATGAGTCGGTCCTTCGGTCTGGATGGTCAGATTTTGCCTGTGCTTATGAACTTCAATTAGGCGACTTATTGGTGTTCAGAAACAGTGAGAAATCCCACTTCAAAGTCCGAATCTTTGATCCAAGTGGTTGTGAGAAAGAGCTGTCCTGTGTTCCGATGGACGGCACTCCTTGTGTGAAAGAAAGGAAAGTTTCTCATGGTAATCATATGCAGTCATCAACAGGCAAAAGGATGGCAATTGGTAACCCAAGCGTCAGTAGAAAAACTTTGAAGACGAACCCAACAGACTCCCCTTCACAGAAAAAAG ATGAACATGTCCCATCTTCTGAAGGCATTCAGAAGCCCATGAATTCAGGTGGTGGCGTCCAGAAGCGCACCAAGTCTTGCATTGTCTTGCCAACCGGATACGATATGACAAGTGAGCAAAGAGCTCAAATTACCACCCTTAAGCAGAAAATTCAACCCGAACTTCCTTTTTACATCACAGCCATGCACAGGAGAAGTGTGGCTTCTGGAATTCTG GCCATCTCCAAGAATTATGCCATGGAATACCTCGCAAACAAAAGTGGGATCATCCAGCTTTCTCGGCTTGATGGTAGCAAGATATGGGCCATAAATTTGGACATAACCACTAAAGAGCAATATGCTGTGTCTACTGGCTGGATTGACTTCATTCGCGACAATAAGTTGCGAGAAGGTGATATCTGCGTTTTTCAACCATCAAAGAGCAAGGATGGAGTGACACTGATATTTCATCCTCTTGAAGAAAACCATCGCCTGCAGCCACCAG GACATATCCCTTCAACTGATACCATCAGTCCTAGGCATGGAGTCCCTAAGCCCCCATACATGTTACCGTGTCGCAAAACTCTGAGTGATCAGCAGATGAGTGAATTAAACAAGAAAGTTGAAGCTATTCAGTCCAAGATCCCCATTTATGTGGCTGTTATGCATAATTCCAATACTGCCCACAACAAGATGTGCCTTTTG GAATTCGGTAGAGACTATGCAACAAAGTATCTTCCTTGTGAGAACCAGACTATGAGGCTTCGACGCCCGGGTGCCAACAAGGACAATACATGGGAGGCTGTATTCCGGGTCCAGAACAGGAGGTACACCCTTGGTCGAGGCTGGAGGCAGTTTGTGGATGACAACAAGTTGAAACCTGGCGACCTCTGCCTCTTCAACCTGATGACAAACACGAAGCAGCTGACGATGAACGTCCACATTATCCGAAAGAGGTCGACTTAG
- the LOC120666756 gene encoding disease resistance protein RGA2-like isoform X2, translated as MELQNQVEEINLWLHTVGDRAMRNDQSANWLKRLKDAAYDAEDLVHEFHIEAEKQDLNVGGKKNVVVKYLWKKPKSVVLEYKTAHKIKAIKKRFEAIVKERSDYSTIANSMPVDHPILHINKTTGEVPLWTNVDVRSIFGRDQVKSQIISKLIDTDAQQSVKIVSVIGLGGSGKTTLAKLVFNDGNIIKEFFEVILWVHVSREFCVEKLVEKLFEAIAHEKPDHLPLQRVSTTISEKLAGKRFLLVLDDVWTEDRIHWEQFIVHLKSGATGSSILLTTRSRQVAEAVDSTYTCDLPFLSEVDSWKVFQQSLGMSIKHLDPEFLQVGTEILKKMWWCAACY; from the coding sequence ATGGAACTCCAAAATCAAGTagaggagatcaatctttgGCTGCACACAGTAGGTGATCGCGCAATGAGAAATGACCAGTCAGCTAATTGGCTTAAAAGATTAAAAGATGCAGCTTATGATGCTGAAGATTTGGTCCATGAATTCCATATCGAGGCTGAGAAACAAGACTTAAACGTTGGTGGCAAGAAGAATGTTGTGGTCAAATACTTGTGGAAAAAACCAAAATCTGTTGTGTTGGAATACAAGACAGCTCACAAGATCAAGGCAATAAAGAAGAGATTTGAAGCAATTGTGAAGGAAAGAAGTGACTATAGCACAATAGCAAATAGCATGCCTGTAGATCATCCTATTCTACACATAAACAAGACAACTGGGGAGGTTCCACTATGGACTAATGTGGACGTGAGATCAATATTTGGGAGGGACCAAGTGAAAAGTCAGATTATATCTAAGCTGATAGATACTGATGCCCAACAGAGTGTCAAGATAGTTTCAGTCATTGGGTTAGGTGGCTCAGGGAAAACTACACTCGCGAAACTAGTCTTTAATGATGGTAACATTATAAAGGAGTTTTTCGAAGTCATACTGTGGGTTCATGTGTCAAGAGAATTTTGTGTTGAAAAGCTTGTAGAGAAGTTGTTTGAAGCTATTGCTCATGAGAAGCCTGACCACCTTCCATTGCAGCGTGTGAGCACAACAATCTCAGAGAAGTTGGCCGGAAAGAGGTTCCTACTTGTCTTGGATGATGTTTGGACTGAGGACCGTATCCACTGGGAGCAATTCATTGTACATCTGAAGAGTGGAGCAACTGGAAGTAGCATTTTACTCACAACTCGTAGTAGACAAGTTGCCGAAGCAGTGGATTCCACATATACATGTGACCTGCCATTTTTGTCTGAGGTGGACAGCTGGAAAGTGTTCCAGCAAAGTTTGGGAATGTCAATTAAACATTTAGACCCTGAATTCCTACAAGTCGGGACAGagattttgaaaaaaatgtGGTGGTGTGCCGCTTGCTATTAA
- the LOC120666762 gene encoding UDP-glycosyltransferase 88F5-like: MARKTVVLFPGVGVGHLAPMLELAKAFLHHGGGAVDVAVAVIEPPVLANGFAATVARTEAANASVAFHFLPPPPAATGGDGEPEAEQQDILARMLRFLRATNAPLRDLLRSLPSVGALVLDMFCADALDIAAELGVPAYFFFPSGAAGLAVFLALPARRASMSTSFAGLGASAVLSFPGAPPFKVSEMAEGISDDGEACQAILRVAARMPDARGILINSFESLEPRAVRALRDGLCVPGRATPPVYCVGPLVSPGGGDGEEHECLRWMDAQPDRSVVFLCFGSMGAFPQSQLAEIAAGLEKSGQRFLWVVRSSPSAAGEPSDGDGDLDALLPAGFLERTRDRGLAVGSWAPQVDVLRHRAAGAFVTHCGWNSTLEGVAAGLPLLCWPLYAEQKMNKVRIVEDMRLGVEIAAAGDGGGAVSAEEVEAKVRWVMGDSDGARALRERAAAARGRAAEAIAEGGPSDVAFVEFLGDLLEACNIYRDMVPA, encoded by the coding sequence ATGGCGAGGAAGACGGTGGTGCTGTTCccgggcgtcggcgtcggccacCTCGCGCCGATGCTCGAGCTCGCCAAGGCCTTCCTCCACCACGGCGGGGGCGCGGTCGACGTCGCCGTCGCGGTCATCGAGCCGCCCGTCCTGGCGAACGGcttcgccgccaccgtcgcgcgCACCGAGGCCGCCAACGCCTCCGTCGCCTTCCACTTCCTGCCCCCGCCCCCGGCGGCAAccggtggcgacggcgagcccGAGGCCGAGCAGCAGGACATCCTGGCACGGatgctccgcttcctccgcGCCACCAACGCGCCGCTCCGCGACCTTCTCCGCTCGCTGCCGTCCGTCGGGGCGCTCGTGCTCGACATGTTCTGCGCCGACGCGCTCGAcatcgcggcggagctcggcgtgcCCGCCTACTTCTTCTTCCCCTCGGGCGCGGCCGGCCTCGCCGTCTTCCTCGCCCTGCCCGCCAGGCGGGCCAGCATGAGCACGAGCTTCGCGGGGCtcggcgcctccgccgtcctGTCGTTCCCTGGCGCTCCCCCGTTCAAGGTCTCCGAGATGGCCGAGGGGATctccgacgacggcgaggcgTGCCAGGCcatcctccgcgtcgccgcccgGATGCCGGACGCCCGCGGGATCCTCATCAACTCCTTCGAGTCGCTGGAGCCGCGCGCGGTGCGCGCGCTCAGGGACGGGCTGTGCGTGCCgggccgcgccacgccgccggtctACTGCGTCGGGCCACTCGtctcgcccggcggcggcgacggcgaggagcacGAGTGCCTTCGGTGGATGGACGCGCAGCCCGACCGCAGCGTCGTGTTCCTGTGCTTCGGGAGCATGGGCGCATTCCCCCAGAGCCAGCTCGCCGAGATCGCCGCCGGCCTGGAGAAATCCGGGCAGCGGTTCCTCTGGGTTGTGCGGAGCtctcccagcgccgccggcgagccatccgacggcgacggcgacctcgACGCGCTCCTGCCGGCCGGGTTCCTGGAGCGCACCAGGGACAGGGGGCTCGCCGTCGGGTCGTGGGCGCCGCAGGTGGACGTGCTGCGCCACCGCGCGGCCGGCGCGTTCGTGAcgcactgcgggtggaactcgacGCTGGAGGGCGTCGCGGCGGGGCTGCCGCTGCTGTGCTGGCCGCTGTACGCTGAGCAGAAAATGAACAAGGTGCGGATCGTGGAGGACATGAGGCTCGGGGTGGAGatagcggcggcgggcgacggcgggggcgcggtgagcgccgaggaggtggaggcgaaGGTGAGGTGGGTGATGGGGGACTCCGACGGCGCGCGGGCGCTccgggagcgcgcggcggcggcgaggggccgaGCGGCCGAGGCGATCGCGGAAGGGGGCCCGTCCGACGTGGCTTTCGTCGAGTTCCTCGGAGACTTGCTGGAGGCTTGTAATATATATAGAGACATGGTTCCTGCTTGA